The following proteins are co-located in the Rattus norvegicus strain BN/NHsdMcwi chromosome 19, GRCr8, whole genome shotgun sequence genome:
- the Reeld1 gene encoding LOW QUALITY PROTEIN: reelin domain-containing protein 1 (The sequence of the model RefSeq protein was modified relative to this genomic sequence to represent the inferred CDS: deleted 2 bases in 1 codon; substituted 1 base at 1 genomic stop codon) translates to MRILAALSSWTCATLTLASCSATFPPGARTQACEDMWPRHTQTLPNHPGPHYIHTSRSSCLPGTKIPASVQSSRDSVGFLLQARSSGCHQTAGTFVLTPGHSKLMTCLEEADTVTHSDSTLKRTLLFIRKAPAQPVEDIRFPFQGIAYQKLSLSPWFCFCGPPITKSYIMLWVRSESPLVPRQTHSVSATLYHMQPGSPAQAPYWRPDAARELAQLRLAGCSHAWFPAHPESETLKATPHLGVELPPPWMLPHILGDVYSAVSDASLGSQQGDIQCQKLSREINPILQPSLDVCKLETLMTLRKGSPDMSIYTFVLRIKRMAVLMCSLLSHTPPPTLLSGICVQTQDFFPGKSDLSKHIEAREKIDFHFKVSMSPFTLLIPFPTFRTQNGLSFDSLKTCLSLDKGTADGGVGNLSKTDLRLEVKLEGASASLVMQLRTDQLXLVISWESCLICLSATLGMALAAGLCHLYPQSYHKRTERVLQMLLTADAVARSGSAEAVHDRRTGDN, encoded by the exons ATGAGAATTCTAGCTGCCCTTTCAAGCTGGACTTGTGCCACCCTGACTCTAGCTtcctgctcagctacctttcccCCTGGTGCCAGGACCCAGGCCTGTGAAGATATGTGGCCTAGGCACACACAAACCCTGCCCAACCACCCTGGTCCCCACTACATCCATACTAGCAGGTCTTCCTGCTTGCCAGGAACTAAGATTCCAG CGTCTGTCCAAAGCAGTCGTGACTCCGTGGGCTTTCTGCTGCAGGCACGCAGCAGTGGCTGTCACCAGACAGCGGGCACCTTTGTCTTGACTCCTGGCCATTCTAAACTGATGACTTGTTTAGAAGAGGCAGATACTGTCACTCACTCTGACAGCACCCTGAAGAGGACACTTTTGTTCATAAGGAAAGCCCCTGCCCAGCCTGTGGAGGATATTAGATTCCCGT TCCAGGGAATTGCCTACCAGAAACTCAGTCTGAGTccctggttttgtttctgtggtcCACCAATCACCAAGTCATATATCATGCTGTGGGTCAGGAGTGAATCACCCTTAGTGCCTCGACAGACACACAGTGTCTCTGCCACCCTCTACCACATGCAACCTGGGTCACCAGCGCAAGCACCTTACTGGAGGCCAGATGCTGCCAGAGAACTGGCCCAGCTACGGCTTGCTGGTTGCTCACATGCCTGGTTCCCAGC ACACCCTGAGAGCGAGACTTTAAAGGCAACACCACACTTAGGTGTGGAGCTCCCACCCCCTTGGATGCTGCCTCACATACTGGGAGATGTATACTCTGCTGTGTCAGATGCCAGCCTGGGTAGCCAACAGGGTGACATA CAATGCCAGAAACTCAGTAGAGAGATCAACCCAATCTTACAACCATCCCTGGATGTCTGTAAGTTGGAGACACTTATGACTCTCAGAAAAGGCTCCCCAGACA TGTCAATATATACTTTTGTATTACGTATTAAACGAATGGCAGTACTCATGTGTTCTTTGCTTtctcacacccctcccccaactctcctTTCTGGCATCTGTGTCCAAACTCAGGATTTTTTTCCAGGAAAATCTGATTTATCAAAACACATAGAGGCAAGAGAAAAGatagattttcattttaaagtctCTATGTCTCCTTTCACCCTTTTAATTCCCTTCCCCACCTTTAGGACTCAGAATGGTCTGAGCTTTGATTCTTTGAAAACCTGCCTGTCCTTGGATAAGG GCACTGCAGACGGTGGTGTGGGAAACCTTAGCAAGACTGACCTAAGGCTGGAAGTGAAGCTAGAGGGAGCCAGTGCCTCTTTGGTGATGCAACTTAGAACTGATCAGCTG TAGCTGGTGATCAGCTGGGAATCCTGCCTGATTTGCCTGTCAGCCACCCTGGGTATGGCCCTGGCTGCTGGACTTTGCCATCTGTACCCTCAGTCTTACCACAAGCGGACAGAAAGGGTCCTTCAGATGCTTCTTACTGCAGATGCTGTTGCCAGGAGTGGCAGTGCGGAGGCTGTGCATGACAGGAGGACAGGTGATAACTGA